In Populus trichocarpa isolate Nisqually-1 chromosome 7, P.trichocarpa_v4.1, whole genome shotgun sequence, the following proteins share a genomic window:
- the LOC7456311 gene encoding 60S ribosomal protein L44 has product MVNVPKTKKTYCKNKECKKHTLHKVTQYKKGKDSLAAQGKRRYDRKQSGYGGQTKPVFHKKAKTTKKIVLRLQCQSCKHVSQHPIKRCKHFEIGGDKKGKGTSLF; this is encoded by the exons ATG GTGAACGTTCCTAAGACAAAGAAGACCTACTGCAAGAACAAGGAGTGCAAAAAGCACACCTTGCACAAGGTCACTCAGTACAAAAAGGGGAAGGATAGCCTTGCTGCTCAGGGTAAACGTCGTTATGATCGCAAGCAATCTGGTTATGGGGGTCAGACAAAGCCAGTGTTTCACAAgaag GCAAAGACAACCAAGAAAATTGTGTTGAGGCTGCAATGCCAGTCATGCAAACATGTGTCTCAGCACCCAATCAAG AGGTGCAAGCACTTTGAGATTGGTGGAGACAAGAAGGGAAAGGGAACATCTCTGTTCTAA
- the LOC18101016 gene encoding uncharacterized protein At5g23160, whose amino-acid sequence MEPAPCQPKPKKTRTKFTSFLGCFGFSRKAIPSPTKKPTKKKQTGLFSWSWVCVKNSGAKTVPIDSTVPGSDRTSGASKPKRQKPLTKHETPRQTPARVSSDRAPKEMPGETWYRSSEQDIILENGKLSDHVETTKDATCKKRLSFCRKVDAIRTGTNQPGSPEVKEKPIRTVSIITRSESSPSQPVERPATKTPNTAARSRFTIKRPRKENDHQNGKKSDHPFVGMSIIIMTLVLMLAWGKLCAILCTSAWFYFVPRLRSEDSVSNGLISAESFYDSEEYKKKVVMDGFLERSRRSIS is encoded by the exons ATGGAGCCCGCCCCCTGTcaacccaaacccaaaaaaacaagaacaaaattcACAAGTTTTCTCGGTTGTTTTGGATTTTCCAGGAAAGCCATTCCATCTCCCACGAAAAAACCGACCAAGAAGAAACAAAcaggtttgttttcttggtcTTGGGTTTGCGTCAAGAACTCAGGCGCCAAAACTGTCCCCATAGACTCTACCGTGCCTGGCAGTGACCGAACCTCTGGTGCCTCGAAGCCAAAGCGTCAAAAACCCTTAACCAAACACGAGACGCCACGTCAAACTCCGGCGAGAGTCAGTTCAGATCGAGCACCCAAAGAGATGCCTGGAGAG ACATGGTACAGGTCTTCTGAGCAAGACATCATCCTCGAAAATGGGAAACTCTCGGATCACGTGGAAACTACAAAGGACGCCACGTGTAAGAAACGATTGTCCTTTTGCCGGAAAGTAGACGCTATAAGAACCGGCACTAACCAACCCGGCTCGCCCGAAGTCAAGGAAAAGCCCATTCGAACTGTGTCCATAATAACCCGATCAGAATCCTCCCCCTCACAGCCAGTTGAAAGACCGGCAACAAAAACACCAAACACGGCGGCTCGGTCCCGGTTCACGATTAAGAGGCCTCGTAAAGAAAACGATCATCAAAATGGGAAGAAAAGTGACCACCCCTTCGTTGGTATGTCAATCATTATAATGACCTTGGTTTTAATGCTGGCATGGGGTAAATTATGTGCCATTCTCTGTACTTCTGCTTGGTTCTACTTCGTCCCTCGATTAAGGAGTGAAGACAGTGTGAGCAATGGTTTGATTTCGGCGGAATCATTTTATGATTCGGAGGAATATAAGAAGAAAGTAGTTATGGATGGATTCCTCGAACGAAGCCGCCGCTCTATATCATGA